In Thermoflexus hugenholtzii JAD2, the genomic stretch TGCTGAGGTCCTCGCCCGGCTCGCCGAAACGGAGGAGGCCCGCCAGCTCCTCGCCCGGGAGCCCGGCTTCGACCTAAGCGGGGTCCGGGACCTCCGCCCCCACCTGGAGGCGGCCCGGCACGGAGCGACCCTCTCCCCCGCCGACCTCCTCGCCCTGCGGGAGACCCTGCAGGCCGCCCGGCGCGCCCGCCGGACCCTGCTGCGGCGATCCGGGGAGTGGCCCCATCTGGCCCGCCACGCGGCGCGCATGCAGGAGTTCTCGGAGCTGGAGGAGGAGATCGCCCGCTGCCTGGACGAGGCGGGGGAGGTGAAAGACGAGGCCAGCCCGACCCTCCGGGCCCTGCGCGCCGAGATCCGTCGCCTGACCCAGGAGATCCAGAGCCGGCTGCAGGCTTACCTCACGGACCCCCGCTACGCGCCGTATCTGCAGGAGCCCCTGATCACCCTGCGTGGGGACCGCTTCGTGATCCCGGTGCAGGCCGAGCATCGGGGGAAGATCCCGGGCCTGGTCCATGACGTCTCCGCCAGCGGGGCCACCCTGTTCATCGAGCCGTTGCCGGTGGTGGAGCTGGGGAACCGGCTCCGCGCGGCCCGGGCCCAGGAGGAGAAGGAGATCGCCCGCATCCTGGCCGCCTTAAGCGCCGCCGTGGGCGCCCGGGCGGAGGAGATCCGCGCCACCCTGGAGGCCGTGGCGGATCTCGACCTGGCGCTGGCCAAGGCCCGCTACGCCATCGACCTGCGCGCGGAGCGCCCGGAGATCGTCCCGTGGCCGGAGGAGCCCCCTGAGCGTCGGACGCAGTCGCCCCTCTGGCTGCGCCAGGCCCGCCACCCGCTGCTGGATCCCCAGCGGGTGGTGCCCATTGATATCACGCCGGACCCCGCCACGTTCATGCTCATCCTCACCGGTCCCAACACCGGCGGCAAGACGGTGGCCCTGAAAACCGTAGGGCTCCTGGCGATCATGGCCCAGAGCGGCCTGCACATCCCGGCGGCGGAGGGCTCCCGCCTGCCGGCCTTCGACGGCATTTACGCGGACATCGGGGATGAGCAGAGCATCGAGCAGAACCTCTCCACCTTCTCCGCTCACCTCACCAACATCCTGGGCTTTTTGGAGAAAGCCACCGCCCGCTCCCTGGTCCTCCTGGACGAGCTGGGGGCGGGGACGGATCCGATGGAGGGGGCGGCGCTGGCCCGCGCCCTGCTGGAGCACTTCCACGAGCGGAGGGCCACCACCCTGGTGGCCACCCACTTCCCAGAGCTCAAGCTGTGGGCCCAGACCACGCCGGGGGCGGTCAACGCCAGCGTGGAGTTCGACCCGGAGACCCTGGCCCCCACCTATCGGGTGCGCATCGGGCTTCCCGGGCGCTCCAACGCCTTCCTCATTGCCCGCCGGCTGGGGATGCCTGAAGCCCTGATCGCCCGCGCGCAGCGCTATGTTTCGCCGGAGGCCCTGCGCCTGGAGGCGCTGCTCACAGAGGCCGAGCGGCTGCGAGCGGAGGCCGCCCGGGCCTGGGAGGAGGCCGAACAGGCCCGGGCCGCCGCCCGCGCCCTGGAAGCCGAATGGCGCGAGCGCATCGCCCGCATCGAGGCGGAGCGGGAGCGGCGGCTCCGCGAGGCCCGGGAGCAGATCGAGGCGCTGCTCCGGGAAGCGCAAGAAGAGGTGGAACGCATCCGACGGCAGGTCCGGCGGATCCATCAGGCGGAGGTGGAGGCCGCCCGGCAGCGCCTGGAGGCCCTGCGGGCCCGCGCCCGGAGCCTCCACACGCCCCCGCCCGCGGCACCGGAGGCCCCCGCGGGGCCCGCCTTCGCCCTCGGTGACCGCGTGTGGGTGCGCCCCCTCCAGGCGGAAGGCGAGATCCTTCACATCGAGGGCGAGGAGGCGGACGTGCAGGTGGGCCGCTGGCGGCTGCGGATGCCCCTCGCAGACCTGGAGCGCCGGGAACGGCCCACCCCACCCTCGGCCGCCGCCCCCTCCCCTCCGCCGCCGGCTGGGGTGGCCCTGGACCTCGACCTACGGGGGATGCGGGTGGAGGACGCCCTCCCCGTCCTCGAGAAATTCCTGGACGACGCCTTCCTGGCCGGCATGCCCTTCGTGCGGATCATCCACGGCAAGGGCACCGGGGCGCTGCGCCGGGCCGTGCGGGAGCGCCTGAAAGGGCATCCTCACGTGGAGGCTTTCGAGCCCACTCCGGACGACGGCGCCACCATCGTGCGGCTGGCGCGGTGAACGCAGGCCGAAATTCGATTTCGGCCCGCATCGGGTTGTTTCAAGCAGGACTCTCACCGGAACGGAGGTGCCCAATGGAGGCACATCAAATGCCCACCTTCGCCGACGTGCTGCGAGCCCGGCAGGTCCTGGGGCGCTTCCTGCCCCGCACGCCCCTGCATCGCTACCCGGCCCTGGACCGGCTGCTGGAGGCCCGGGTTTACGTCAAGCACGAAAACTACCAGCCCATCGGGGCCTTCAAAGTGCGCGGGGGGATCTATCTGATGTCCCGTCTCTCGCCGGAGGAGCGGGCCCGAGGGGTGATCACCGCCTCCACCGGCAACCACGGCCAGTCCATCGCCTACGCCGCCGCCCTCTTCGGGGTCCGGGCGGTGATCGTGGTCCCCGAGAACGCCAATCCCGTCAAAGTGGAGGCCATCCGGAGCTACGGCGCGGAGATCCGGGTCCACGGGCGGGATTTCGACGACGCCCGCTCCTACTGCGAGCGCGCGGCCTCCGAGGAGGGCCTGCGCTACATCTCCTCGGGGGATGAGCCGGAGCTCATCGCCGGGGTGGCCACGGAAACCTTGGAGATCCTGGAGGACCAGCCGGACGTCGAGATGATCTTCGTCCCCGTGGGCGGGGGCAGCGGGGCGGCGGGGGCGTGCTTGGTGGCGAAGACCCTGAACCCCTCGATCCGGGTCATCGGCGTGCAGAGCGCCCGCGCCCCCGCGGCCTATCTCACCTGGCGCCACCGGCGCTGGACCGAGGCGCCGATGGAGACCCTGGCGGAGGGCCTGGCCACCCGGCGCCCGTTTATGCTGCCCCAGCGGATCATGTGGGAGGGGCTGGACGATTTCATCCTGGTGGACGATGAGGAGCTGGTGGAAGGCGTGCGGATCTATCTGGAGAAGGCCAAGACCCTGGCGGAGCCGGCGGGCGCCGCGCCCCTGATGGCCGCCCTGCGGCTCCGGGAACAGGTGCGCGGGAAGACCATCGCCCTGATCCTAAGCGGCGGCAACCTCTCCCCGGAGCAGCTCCGCCGCTTCCTGTGAAGGCAAGCCCTTTCTTGTAGGAGCGGCTTTAGCCGCGACCATCGTGCCATCGAAGACACGGATTCGGGGCTAAAGCCCCTCCTACCAAAGATCGATTTTTGTAGGAGCCGCTTCAGCCGCGACCTTGTGTCATCGAAGACGCGGGTCCGGAGCTACAGCCTCTCCTACCAAAGATCGATTTTTGTAGCCGCGACCTTCGCGGGATCGAAGAAAACAAGCGTTCAGCGTTGAAGGCCCTCCCGTCAGAAGCGACCGGCGGTGCCATTGGAGGACGACGGTTCTTCCTGCAGGAGCCGCCTTCGCCGGGACCCTTGCGCCATCGAGAATGCGAAGTTCGGGGCGGAAGCCTCTCCGATCGTAAGCCGAAATTCATCGCGACATCCATGCTCGCAGGAGCGACGTCCGCCGCGACCTTTTCCTCTCCTC encodes the following:
- a CDS encoding threonine ammonia-lyase, producing MEAHQMPTFADVLRARQVLGRFLPRTPLHRYPALDRLLEARVYVKHENYQPIGAFKVRGGIYLMSRLSPEERARGVITASTGNHGQSIAYAAALFGVRAVIVVPENANPVKVEAIRSYGAEIRVHGRDFDDARSYCERAASEEGLRYISSGDEPELIAGVATETLEILEDQPDVEMIFVPVGGGSGAAGACLVAKTLNPSIRVIGVQSARAPAAYLTWRHRRWTEAPMETLAEGLATRRPFMLPQRIMWEGLDDFILVDDEELVEGVRIYLEKAKTLAEPAGAAPLMAALRLREQVRGKTIALILSGGNLSPEQLRRFL
- a CDS encoding endonuclease MutS2, coding for MREHDLITLEWPKIRERLAAYTAFPWSAEKARALRPSADPAEVLARLAETEEARQLLAREPGFDLSGVRDLRPHLEAARHGATLSPADLLALRETLQAARRARRTLLRRSGEWPHLARHAARMQEFSELEEEIARCLDEAGEVKDEASPTLRALRAEIRRLTQEIQSRLQAYLTDPRYAPYLQEPLITLRGDRFVIPVQAEHRGKIPGLVHDVSASGATLFIEPLPVVELGNRLRAARAQEEKEIARILAALSAAVGARAEEIRATLEAVADLDLALAKARYAIDLRAERPEIVPWPEEPPERRTQSPLWLRQARHPLLDPQRVVPIDITPDPATFMLILTGPNTGGKTVALKTVGLLAIMAQSGLHIPAAEGSRLPAFDGIYADIGDEQSIEQNLSTFSAHLTNILGFLEKATARSLVLLDELGAGTDPMEGAALARALLEHFHERRATTLVATHFPELKLWAQTTPGAVNASVEFDPETLAPTYRVRIGLPGRSNAFLIARRLGMPEALIARAQRYVSPEALRLEALLTEAERLRAEAARAWEEAEQARAAARALEAEWRERIARIEAERERRLREAREQIEALLREAQEEVERIRRQVRRIHQAEVEAARQRLEALRARARSLHTPPPAAPEAPAGPAFALGDRVWVRPLQAEGEILHIEGEEADVQVGRWRLRMPLADLERRERPTPPSAAAPSPPPPAGVALDLDLRGMRVEDALPVLEKFLDDAFLAGMPFVRIIHGKGTGALRRAVRERLKGHPHVEAFEPTPDDGATIVRLAR